The sequence tttattcttggatgatgattactctgttgatatttgagggttatttatggaaaccttgttgattcgtgttgaactgaatgaaaatggctcaaagggttagcttggggctactcgtagcctcaagcaccgtgtgacgctcctaGACccgttttcggggcgttacatgttAGGTACCAAATAAAACAAGCTTTGTTGTTCAAATTGAAACAAGAGTATGAATGTGTTAATGAAGTCCTCATTTTCTCTCATTATGGTTGCCTTGTTAGTCTATTCACTacactttatgttttgaatgctCGCAAATATTGTCAATATCACaatatattgatacaaaataGATTGCAAAGGTGTTACAcaatttattgatacaaaatagATTGCACCTTGTTAAGCAACTGCTATTCCGACAAGAGAAAAGATGAACACTTAGTGTTACACAACCAATcaaaatttcatcttgttaagCAACTACTATTCCTACAAGAGAAAAGACGAACACTATTTTGTAGAACAAGAGAATGACTATGACAATTTTTATTGCACACAACTATATTTATCATCCGTTCTCTTGATAATActagtccaaaatagaaaaaataatacgaCAATCATGACGATGAGCTTCCAATTACAACATTtgctcttcttctccttcttcaccACCCATTTGCCATTACTTTCATAAAATGCCAATGTTTCTTTCAACTCCTTGATTCTCTTCGCCAATCTCGGAATAACTGTCTTCGCTCATAAATCAGTCTTTTTCAGGTCCCTCCATCTAAAGAAGTTGCATGATTTCTCCTAAAAGGGGCATAAACAAATCAACTGAACAGAAACAggaggaaaaataagaaaatatgtataGGACATACACGATAGCGTGGACAAGACCACAATCTTCTAGCTGGGTTGTCCTCCGATTATGACGTTTGCATTGACAGTAAGTCTCCATGTTTGCATCGCATTTTTACACGCAACATGGGATCGTTCTCGTCATTACAAATTCGATTCAAGATTGCATTTGACATTGTAAAACTATTTTCGGCAAAtacctaaacacaaaatttaacatgatttcaaaaaaatttaaaaaattcagaTGAAATTAAAGCTTTTAGGACTGAATTTCTTTAAAAATTACAACACAAATGGAAATATCTTACCTTTTAAGGTTGATTTTGTTGAGAAAAGATTagaaaaagagacaaaaattttcttcaaaatagcCGTTAATGGCAACTGGAAGGAGGTTCGTGGTTTTAAAggggagaagaagaagagaattcAATTTTTTGGACATTTAATTGACACGTGGCAGAGTTTAATTGGGTATCTGAATCACATTTAATTGTTCACACGTCTGGCATGTATAACTACACGCAGAgccaaaaaataagtaaaaatggtgtatttataaGGAATTAAAttagaatcgtggggtaataggtggcattgaaagtttaagtgtctttttgaaaattttggataaCATCACTgggataattatgtatttacttttttttttaaaaaaactgttTTTCACTCCCTTTTGAAGATTGTTACACTCGATGTTTTCTACAAtgctattttaaattgctttttgTCTAGGTAGAGGtatagttgttgttttttttttaaaaaaaaatacatttatctTGATGCTCACTAAAGTGTTTTCTGAAGCTCCTTTCAATTAATGGATACGTCCCAATTAAAAATCTTTAACAAAAGATCATGTAGAGGCATTACTTTCAATCAATTTTCCCCCCTACCACCTTCATTGATTGATAGTGGGGTCTAGCTTCATTAAATTTGTTGTATTTATGTCTGTAATATCTCTGAAAAAACAACTTTCCATTGAGGTAGAGTGAAATGGCTGGATTCTCTGTCACCTTTTCTTTCAatgatacataatatattttctcCTTTTAACACTTACTcttaaaaagtaataataaaataataattttcttatatcactcatagttattataagtcatttcaCACActgagaaataaattaaaaataatagacACTATTTAATAAGAAGGATAAAATAGGTGTAATGAGTGAAGaattatctcttgatttttttaattgaataagtaaactaaatatctatttttaatatattgaaaaaaaataaaagtggacGGAGAATATATTAAGAGCCTATTTGAATTGACTTATCTGAAATGTTTTTATGCATGTTTATAGTGTtaataatttgaataaaattttaaaaaatgcttATGAACACTTGATTTTGGCTGTGAATATAGTTTGTTAAACTATATAGCGTGTTATATACCCTGGAAACCAATTGGTGCTAGCAGAGATCTGGCTTTCCCTGTTGCAATTTGCAGAGAATATGAGAAACGTATACAATCTTGAGTTGTCTGTACGTGTTTATGTTTGAAAAATCAGGTAAACGCAGTGAAAACAAATAGATAAGATCACTATATAGACAATCAACATAAATACTTTCCGTAAAAAATGCTTAAAATTAATCTGAAATATCTCTTGAAGTGTGAGGCGTGAGCAGATATCTTGACGCGAATTCGTTTTAGAATCTGCAGTCTTCTACAGTGATTTCAAATTCACAACGCAAACTCTCTCAATAGGGCAAATACGGAATAAAATACTCAATTCTTatgtcttttctttttgttttatttctaaAGTTAGGAAAATCCCCATTTATTAGAGTTGTCAATATGGGCCGGTCCATGCCATTCAGGCTAGCCCACACGGGTTTTGGAGTTTGACAGGTCAGACAGAGCTGATCCATGAATATGATAGGCCAGAAAATAGCAATCCCAACCTATCATACTGTGGCTGCAGGCCTCcacaagtcagcccactttttaaaatatattatttttagggCAAAATtcgaaatagcatacttatccccttaattatgagtttcatagcaacggtttcataattacataatagaGTAagttgcattttatatttttgcaaactattgctacaaaaatacaaatacataagaTTTTTGCTGCCCTtataatcaatatgtattttgtatttttgcaaactgttgctacaaaaatacaaatacatacaaatacatatgctacaaaatgtaatttgataaaagtgttgttattttttgtaatttaatacttaagtatgctagtttaatttatatattttttccttatttttataatcttaatttaaattttaaaatattaattacataaatatttgcAATACAATATTACATGAAGTTACAATTTGTTAATCaaatctcaaattttttttaaaaaaattctaataatttatgaaattaaataacttttgacactaaattcaaatcaaatagagattttgagaaacaaacaaaattattaatgagtaataatataactagctaaatagtaatattaacctaattttgttttaattgatcataataaaatacaaagaaatatcaatatttagtctattaaaagtgaaaatgaactccTAAAAAAAACTCTCATGACACTTATGACGTGTTCAACATCATCATGTCATCTTCATCAGAGATATTTGattctttaaaaaatttagtattttgtattttaattatttatatattttataaacataattaatatataaGATGGTTCAAATAGATTTTGAGTTTGgactcttctttttattcttagtactctattctatcttttaatcatttttgtttggACCACGGGCCAACCCAACCCATATTGTTCAAACTTCACGGGTCAACGAATTTATTCGGCTCGGACTAAAAAATATGTTCTTAAACGGACTGTAAAAATCGTAGCTCGGCACTATTAAATTACAAGTTGGGCCGAGCCAGTTCAATGTGTCTGGCCCATATTGACGGTTCAACTATTTATAGAGATACTCCCCAACTctatggaggaaaaaaaaaacacatagaCTGACTTGAACAAGGGCAGTTTTCCATAAAGAGCTCACGAGACTCCCCATACGAAGAAAGGAGCGACCCGCCAGATTCGAATCAGTGACTTCTTTCCCATAGAAAATAGAATTTTGAGTTCTTGTGTAATATGAGTACTTTGGGACCACATAATTAATAACTAAGGCTCcctattatgaaaataatttgaaattattcttaccataacaaattagtacaaattattccactaaaaattcataattgcaCTCCTCTATTTTTATTTCGAAATTTTCATTACACTTATGCCATTCCACATGCTAAGATTATAGATACTagtcaataaattaaattactgacgtatttaatataataataattttctttaGAGCAATGTTTAGCTTATTTCATATGTCGAGTTCATAAATTCATTAGTCGAGTTTACACATGAAAATTTATAAGCTTCTCACAAATGACGTATCATCAATCTCTATACCGAGATATAGACTCCTTCAACTAacttattatttcaccaatatatattattatcattCAATCTACCAGAAATATTGACCCATCTCAGAATCGCACCTTTTAATAAATCAAAgcaataaataatatatacagatcataataattatatcagaAATGAGAATATAAGTACATTTAACAGTTTAGAAAATATGACTTTTATCAATCATTCCAAAACAACTCTCTACTCGGTCTCATCCAATACATACAAAATGCACTAATACGAGAAGTTAGAACTACACTGTTCTATTAATCAAGATAAATTACATTTAATCTCATGCTACAATTATTCTGATGATTTATCCAAATTTTCATCTACAATTGTAAActgtaattttaatttataataatcgATAATTTAATTTTCTGTGTATAAGCTAAAActctatacacatatatacaatgATCTATTTAATGTAACGATTtattgaattgaataaataaataattaataattatttaatgaatAATACTGCATAACTCACATGATTCTGGGTATATCTTAACAATCTAACTGTCTATTTTGTATATACGTATCTTCTCCCTTTATGGGTAAGAACCTTACATGACGATGACCACTTAGGTAAATTAGTAGCTCACTTGATCTCATGATGGTCAATAATAATTTGAATAACACGTCCCAAATTCAACAGGGATATAGCTATTAGCCACAGTGCCCACAACTAAACAATTTCTGTTATCATTGTTTTCAGAACTTGATTAGATACTTACAATCATCTTTATTGATGGCAAATATTTAAAAGTAGATGACTCAAAATTAAGGTCACTAGAATCGGTCAATGGATGATCCAATCCATATTTACCTTGATGATTCTGGTCGATTACATAGATATTCCTACTTTTTAGCTACAGTCCCCACaactaattttttcatatttttatttatgacagttaaataatataaatgtcaATTGTCAGTATACAAATTTAACAATATTTCAGACAATCACTATCTCTATTACGAGGTTTAACtgtattatcaaaaaaaaaatatatgaaagttATCAAGCTTGAAAATATCggactcaaagatattttttataaaaaaaaaaaacgaaaacaGTTGAAAAGCAAACTCTAtatttaaaagtttaaatttgAAGGGTTAATTGCATTAATAAATGATTGATTAATGCAGCTTGAACTTATTAATAGCTACAATTAAGGATTGCCAAACTTTTTTGGAGAAACATATGTAAATATTTACCACTTTTAACTGTACATAAATGGATCTCGACTTGAAAAAGGTGAGAATTATCCAAATAGAATTGAAGAGACTAGAATATGGTTAAGACTTCTGATTTAGTTAATTTAATCTACACTTCTCTCgatctctctctttttttaaaaaaaaaaaagaagaagtaataTATGTGCATGTCTTTTATCCAagtaaaaatttgataaatgaaGGTAATAGGAAATGAAGAAAAACCAAATCCACCACAATTACTCTTTAGAATAGGGAGTTCCATGAAATATAATTGAACCGCTTATAAAGAACTAGTTTTTCTAAACATAAGAGAAGAATCTGATTCTCCTTTAACATTGAGAGTACTGGTTATCTATGTTATTTTCTATGAATTCAAGCTACTACAATGGCTGAATCTGAAATTGTGGCTAAAGATGGAAGGAGAAGAAGATATTTTCATATATCATTTAGTTGGTTACAATGAATACAACCATCTCTACTTATAAAGGAGTAGTTGCATATCACAGCTGTGTACAGCTCAGCATAGTTTGTTATCAGCCTAAACTAACCAACTCTAATCATTGGTCATTCTAATTAACTAACTAATCATCTCACTATCCAGCTCACTTTAATACCCCCCTCAAGCTGGAGGTTGCATCAAGTTAAGCACTCCAAGCTTGTTTAACAGATACACATGTTGACCTCTACCAAGTCCTTTTGTTAGTATGTCTGCCTGTTGTTCTCTAGTGCCAATGTAATGTGTTTGCACTGctccttctttgatttttttttctcacaaaatGGCAATCAATCTCTATATGCTTGGTACGTTCATGAAATATTGGATTAGCTGCAATCTGTAAAGCAGCTTTACTATCACAAAATACATCAATTGGTACATTAACCTTTACTCCAAGCTCATTAAATAGTCCCAGTAGCCAAACAATTTCAGCTGCTGCTGTTGCTAAGCTCCTATATTCTGCTTCAGCAAAACTCCTGGAGACCGTGTGTTGCGTCTTGGATTTCCAAGATATTAAAGAGCTTCCAAATTTGATGACAAAACCTGAGATCAACCTTCTGGTATTGGGACATGAGGCCCAATCGGCATCACAAAAACAACTCAAGAAATCAGTAGATGAACTGCTCATTAGGATTTCTAAACCTGGTTCCTGTTTCAAGTACTTCATCACCCTTATTGCTGCATCCCAATGTGACCTCTTAAGAACTTGTATGAATTGACTAAGAGTCTGTACAACAAAACTAATATCAGGTCTGGTCATAGTCAAATACAACAGCTTCCCAATCAACCTTTGATAGCCTGTTACATCCTCCAATAGCGGGTCATCTTTATTTCCAGCATACTCATCATAAGCTACACTGGTAAACTTCTGATTCACATCTATAGGGGTGTTAACTAGGTTTGCACCTCCAAGCCCCAAATCAAATATGACTTCAAGAACATACTTCCTTTGATTCAACAAAATCCCTTTCTTTGATCTCAAAACTTCAATTCCTAAGAAAAACTTCATTTCTCCTAAGTCTTTAACCTTGAACCTCCTATGCAGGGCTTGTTTTGTTTCTTGTATGAGCTCTTTGTTGCTGTCTGTGATCAATATGTCATCTACATATACCAACACTATCAcaatatcatttttcttcttctttgtgaACATAGAATAATCATATTTGCTCTGACAGTACCCTGCTTCAACCAAAGCTTCTGTCAATTTTATATTCCATTGCCTTGATGCTTGTTTTAAACCATACAATGATTTCCTTAACTTGCACACCTTGGTCTTCCCCTGTCTCCCAAAACCTTGAGGGAGTGCCATGTAAACTTCCTCATCCAAATCACCTTGCAAGAAAGCATTATatacatccatttgatataaATCCCATCCTCTTGATGATTCCAAGGCTATAATAGATCTTACCATCACCATCTTAGTCACAGGGGAGAATGTTTCATGATAATCAAGTCCTTCCCTTTGACTATATCCTTTTGCAACCAATCTAGCCCTGTATATTTCTACCTCTACATTTGCtttgtactttattttgtatACCCACTTGGAGCCAATGGCAATTTTTCCTTTTAGAAGTTCAACTATTTCCCAAGTGTGATTATCTTCCAAGGATTTGATTTCCTGTTTCATTGCTTCcacccaattttcatccttggatGCTTCATAGAAACTGTGTGGATCCACTGTTGTTGAAAAATTTGCTAGTACTTTTCTGCAGCTAGCAGTCAGCATGTGATATTACACATAATTTGATATGGGGTAGGATGATTTCTCTCTTCCCTTTGTGGTGACATAATCCTCATGCCATAATGGTGGTTTAATAGCTCTTTCGGACCTTCTTGGAGATGTACTATGGTTTTTATGAAGAACATGTTCATGTTCCTGTTCTTGGACTATGTTTTCTCCAGTATCTTCATTGTTAACATTGCCACCAGCAATTTCATgatgttcatcatcatcatcaccagtTATATTAGTATCACCTGCTGCTGCATATGGGTCTTCTACAGTTTCTTCTTGACTAGCATCATCTTCTGTTGTATATGGTTCTACACCTTCTTGACCAGTATCACCTCCTATTGCATATGTCTCTTCTACACTTTCTTCTTAATCAAGTGGTGTTGCCCCCTGTCAAGAGATTGCGTAGAAGGAAAAACACCAGTAAAAGAAGTAGAGAAAGAAAACATATGCTTCTTGAATACATCCCTGCTAACAAAAAAAGTTTTTGTAGCACAATCAAATTGCTTGTATCCCTTTTGGGTGGTAGAATATCCCATCATGACAACAGTTTTTGCTCTCAAATCAAATTTATCAGATGGCACCAAATTTGTAGCGTAGCACAAACATCCAAAAACCTTTAAATGATCAAGGGAAGGCACCTTATGATGCAGCAACACATAAGGTGATTGACCTTGCAGAACCTCACTGGGTAATCTATTTAGTAGATATACAGAACCTTCAATACATTCACCCCAGTATCTGGCAGGGATATGAGCCTGAAATTTTAATGCTCTAGCAATATTCAAAATGTGTCTATGCTTTCGTTCAACAATGTCATTTTGTTGAAGAGTATAGACACAACTACTCTGATGAATAATACCATAAGAGTCAAAAAGATTCTGACACTGCACATTGAAGAATTCAGTACCATTATCTGATCTGACAATTTTTACTAAAACATCAAACTGAGTTCTTATTAAGCACAAAAAAGATTTCAATATTGTCATAACATCACTTTTCATTTGCAGCAGATAAACCCAAGTGTATCTAGTGAAATCATCAACATTAGTGAGGAATAAACTCTTTCTAGCATGAGTGGTAATTTTGTAAGGACCCCAAACATCAAGATGAATCATTTCTAGGGGTCTATTACTTCTAGATGTGCTAGTAGGAAAGGTTAACCTGCTCTATTTAGCTAATGGGAAAATGGGACAATCAACAGCTGCAGATGCATTAGGTACATTTTTCTGGACCACACCAAGCTTGTGCATGACTTGTACTGGTGGATGTCCTAATCTTGGATGTCATATCTCAGTAGTTATTGTTTGTCTTGGTTGTGCAGTAGATTGTAAGATAGTATTGGTGAAGCAGTCATCATTGGAACCTGACTTCACTATGTACAAACTTCCTTCCTCCCTACCAATCCCCATCACCCTGCCACTGTAAAGATCCTGAAAAATACAGAAATCAACAAAGAAAGTGACAGAGCAAGATAGGCTCTTGGTTGGTTTTGAAACTGAGATCAAGTTATACTTGAAATCTGGCACATGCAAAACATTATCCACTCTCATATTGTTTATGAACTCAGCAGCTCCTACATGTGTGATGTTAGATGTGTTTTCATTCAGTAAATGTATATGTTGATAAGCTGAATACTTTGTCTCAACTATGTTCTCTAGTAGATTAAGATTGGATGCCACATGCTGTGTAGCACCGGAGTCTATAATCCACTCATTGAACAAAAATTGGCCAACAGTGATGTAATAGTACCTGCCAGATTAGTGTGATTATCATGCTGCTGCTTCTTATCATTCTTCATCTCTTGGAGCTGTCTATACTGCTCATCTGTGAAGGTCTGCACACCTGTACTAGAACTAGGGTTATTTGAAGCACCATGCTCAGTGACATAAGACCTTCTAACTTTGATCATAACATTGTTTGCTGCAAAGGTTCCTTTTCTATCGAAATGAGGGTTATATGATTTTCTATCATAGTGTGGATTGTATGGCTTTCTCTCAGGATTCCCAGCGTAATCTTTTCTTTTGGAGTCATCATCATGAACCTTCTTGTGATCATCAGACTGTCCAGGATGCCCAACCAACCAATAACAATCTTCCTTGACATGGCCTCCTCTGCCTGATCACACTTAATAAAAGGTTTTCTTACCTTTATAGGATTGACCACGAGTGAATTATATAGCCAGAGGTTCTCCTTTCCCTCCTAGTGTTGGAAAGGGACAAGATCTTTGACTCTCATCTTCACTAAGCAGAGCATAAGCAAGATTTAGTGAAGGCTCTATTGTTTTCAACAATAATTGTCTTCGAACTTGTTCATAGGATTCATTCACTAAGAAATTGCATTAATTTTTGTCTCTTCAAATGCTCAATGTACTCCTTTGATTTTACACAATCACAACCTGGTGTGGGGACCAAATCATCATACTCATCCCAGAGCTCCCTCAATCGAGTGAAGTATGTTGCTATTAAATCTGTACCTTGAGAAATTATGACAATTTCACGATGCAACTGGAAAATACGAACTCGGTTAACTTTATCAAAATGCTCCTTCAAGTCTTCCCATACCAGATGTGTACTCGATGAGTACACAATCCCACTAAGGAGGCTCGCAGAGACTGTATTCATGATCCACGAAAGTACAATCGCGTTGCAAGTCTCCCAATCTTCGTGCAATTCAGTACTGAACTGCTCCTTTCTGCAAGTACCTATAACAAATCCCAATTTCCTTTTTGCTTGCAATGCGATTGTCATCGATCGCCGCCACAAGCCAGAATTTTTTGACCCAGTTAATTTGACCGGAATCAGTACCGATCCTGGTGTATCAGATGGATGAATATACATAGGATGAGTATTGCTCACCTTTTCTGTTGATATGGAAGGTAATTCCTCGAAGGAAGTTGAGGTAGATCGTAATTCCGATGCCATTCAGGTACCGCAATTTGacaaaaaacaactttaattgagttttcaaGTGTGTGATCCCAGTCACTTTGCTCGTAaccgctctgataccatgttattTTCTATGAATTCAAGCTACTACAATGGCTGAAtctgaaattttagctaaggatAGAAGGAGAAGAAGATATTTTCATTTATCACTTAGTTGGTTACAATGAATACAACCATCCCTACTTATAAAGGAGTAGCTGCATATCACAGCTGTGTACAGCTCAGCATTGGTTTATTATCAGCCTAAACTAACTGACTCTAATCATTGGTTTCTAATTAACTAACTAATCATCTCACTATCCAACTCACTTTAATAATCTAGTGGAGCACTAACAAGTGAATTTGGTAGAAATTGTGAAGCATCAAAGTTTTAAAACGTGTCTAAATGAATCCTTAGATTGTGCCATTAAAAGTGAAgtctatatattttataagaGTTCAAGTTTAATGCGTTATAGAAGTACAAATATTTACACCACTGAGTCACATAGACATATAGAAGGTAATAACATGTAACTAAAAACTCTTTGCCTAAGCTTTAATTTAATCTATTGGCGTATTTGTTtgaatacataaataatttagagtAACAGTAGttacatttaaaaaaaacatgaaataaataagaTCAACATATATCCACCCGAAAAATAATATCTTGAAGTAATAAGAGTATTGGCTATGATTATTAGAAGATTAAAGGGACGATATCTACAAATATAATGTATTATTATTATGAGGAGTAAAACCACATTTTAAATGAGTCTAAAATGGCGATAAAGGAGTTGGGGGGAAAGGGCCTTGGTTTCCAACCTATATATGTCGGTTCTAGGTTGCTTCTTCAGttgtttttttcaatataaacagCACAAAATTTCATACCAACCAGTCATTTTCAATCAAACCTTTCACTAAAATTCAACTGCGTAGCTATTTCTTTTGCTGCAACATAACGGAGCTAGTGCCTAGCAGTATACAACAAAGTTTAGCAGTGGAACTACCTTATGCAAATCACATTAATTCATATTCACAATAGTTGCTGATatatcattcattcatccatatcAACTCTCTGGCTTCTGATCGCATATATTTTTCCGATGATTCAGAACGTACGTTATTACCTCTCCGAGCACCCTTCCGTCGTTAATTTTCGTTGGAGTCATAGCCAATCATGGGGCAACACGTGGTCCTTCCTCTTCACCTCCATAACTGCCTACGTCTTCTTCTCCGTCTTCCTCCatttcctcctcctcctcctcttccgcCACCGCCGTCCTCTCCCTCTCGGCCCTATCCCCGCCGTCCACTCCCTCTCCATGGCCCTCATCTCCCTCACCATATTCACCGGAATCCTCCTCTCCGCCGCCGCTGAAATCCGGGAAACTCGTTGGTTCTGGCGGCGGAGCAAAACCACCACTTTCCAATGGCTCCTCTGTTTCCCTCTCGGCACGCGTCCTTCTGGACGCGTGTTCTTTTGGTCCTATGTCTTCTACCTCTCTCGCTTCCTCAACATACTGCGTACTTTCTTCACTATTTTCAATCGTCGAAAGCTCTCCTTCTTTCAACTCTTCAACCATTCCATTCTCATATTTATGTCCTTCCTATGGCTGGAATTTTCTCAGTCGTTTCAGGTGCTCGCAATACTATTTACAACGTTGTTGTATTCTGTTGTTTATGGCTACAGATTTTGGACGGCGATTGGATTGCGAAGCGCGTGCTTCCCGTTTGTAGTGAGCTGTCGGATTTTGCTACTGGGGTGTAACGTTGTGTGCCATGTTGGGGTGCTGTTGCTTCATTTCATGAAAGGTGGGTGTAACG comes from Capsicum annuum cultivar UCD-10X-F1 chromosome 2, UCD10Xv1.1, whole genome shotgun sequence and encodes:
- the LOC124896309 gene encoding uncharacterized protein LOC124896309, with the translated sequence MASELRSTSTSFEELPSISTEKVSNTHPMYIHPSDTPGSVLIPVKLTGSKNSGLWRRSMTIALQAKRKLGFVIGTCRKEQFSTELHEDWETCNAIVLSWIMNTVSASLLSGIVYSSSTHLVWEDLKEHFDKVNRVRIFQLHREIVIISQGTDLIATYFTRLRELWDEYDDLVPTPGRGGHVKEDCYWLVGHPGQSDDHKKVHDDDSKRKDYAGNPERKPYNPHYDRKSYNPHFDRKGTFAANNVMIKVRRSYVTEHGASNNPSSSTGVQTFTDEQYRQLQEMKNDKKQQHDNHTNLADSGATQHVASNLNLLENIVETKYSAYQHIHLLNENTSNITHVGAAEFINNMRVDNVLHDLYSGRVMGIGREEGSLYIVKSVKIVRSDNGTEFFNVQCQNLFDSYGIIHQSSCVYTLQQNDIVERKHRHILNIARALKFQAHIPARYWGECIEGSVYLLNRLPSEVLQGQSPYVLLHHKVPSLDHLKVFGCLCYATNLVPSDKFDLRAKTVVMMGYSTTQKGYKQFDCATKTFFVSRDVFKKHMFSFSTSFTGGDTGQEGVEPYTTEDDASQEETVEDPYAAAGDTNITGDDDDEHHEIAGGNVNNEDTGENIVQEQEHEHVLHKNHSTSPRRSERAIKPPLWHEDYVTTKGREKSSYPISNYV
- the LOC107855503 gene encoding elongation of fatty acids protein 3-like yields the protein MIQNVRYYLSEHPSVVNFRWSHSQSWGNTWSFLFTSITAYVFFSVFLHFLLLLLFRHRRPLPLGPIPAVHSLSMALISLTIFTGILLSAAAEIRETRWFWRRSKTTTFQWLLCFPLGTRPSGRVFFWSYVFYLSRFLNILRTFFTIFNRRKLSFFQLFNHSILIFMSFLWLEFSQSFQVLAILFTTLLYSVVYGYRFWTAIGLRSACFPFVVSCRILLLGCNVVCHVGVLLLHFMKGGCNGIGAWVFNSVLNAAILFLFLNFYVKVHLRSRKVEETENLDSAMNKDI